One part of the Chryseobacterium mulctrae genome encodes these proteins:
- a CDS encoding GlsB/YeaQ/YmgE family stress response membrane protein, translated as MAGALAKVIMPGKQGGGWLITIILGIVGAFVGGLIGVYILHWGDVDSFWNFRSWFLAIGGAILVLWLYGMATRK; from the coding sequence TTGGCAGGAGCACTTGCTAAAGTGATTATGCCTGGAAAACAAGGCGGCGGTTGGCTGATAACGATTATCTTAGGTATCGTTGGTGCATTCGTCGGCGGCTTGATTGGAGTATATATTCTTCACTGGGGCGATGTAGATTCTTTCTGGAATTTCAGAAGCTGGTTCCTTGCCATTGGTGGTGCAATCCTTGTACTATGGCTTTACGGAATGGCAACTAGGAAATAA
- a CDS encoding OmpA family protein — translation MKLGLLLLAVLPIAAYAQDSISINSTNEYPNTFSSGSANVQKFDNKARRFNDWSISVGGGAAFMMNSDLTSFYDKKVNWGYNSYVSIDKQISHTFGISIAYQRGETNQKGMQEGTRGQLAGVGVAKTKYNQIALLGDVNFSNLLRRVDNHSPYRWAFHGYGGIGLMNFNTSLHDNDEFRWSNSPKRVPLFIDQKLDINSFYYQFGAGLKYKVSRLIDIEARAMYIISGDDEFDGGGWAGPADYNPTSGNSKYNMINDKRSDNMLTVNLGVSFKLGKHMSHLAWHDPLQEVYYRTNVLENTANELVVCEKGDNDNDGVCDDWDRELNTPAGARVDGAGVALDMDLDGVIDLYDKCVTVPGSPDNNGCPVN, via the coding sequence ATGAAATTAGGTTTATTATTATTGGCGGTTTTGCCTATTGCTGCTTATGCTCAAGACAGTATTTCCATAAACTCTACAAATGAGTACCCCAATACGTTTTCTTCTGGTTCCGCAAATGTTCAAAAATTTGACAATAAAGCAAGAAGATTCAACGATTGGTCTATTTCTGTGGGTGGAGGTGCAGCATTCATGATGAACTCAGACCTTACATCTTTTTATGACAAAAAGGTTAATTGGGGGTATAACAGCTATGTAAGTATCGACAAACAAATCTCTCACACATTTGGAATAAGCATTGCCTACCAAAGAGGTGAAACAAACCAAAAAGGAATGCAGGAAGGCACACGTGGACAACTAGCCGGTGTAGGAGTTGCAAAAACAAAATACAATCAAATCGCTTTATTAGGAGATGTTAACTTTTCAAACCTTTTGAGAAGAGTTGACAACCATTCTCCATACAGATGGGCTTTCCATGGTTATGGAGGAATCGGCTTAATGAATTTCAACACATCTTTACATGATAATGATGAATTTAGATGGAGTAATTCGCCTAAACGAGTACCCTTATTTATAGACCAAAAGCTTGATATCAATTCATTTTATTACCAATTTGGCGCAGGTTTGAAATACAAAGTTTCAAGACTTATCGATATCGAAGCTAGAGCAATGTACATTATCAGTGGTGATGATGAATTCGATGGCGGAGGATGGGCAGGTCCAGCAGATTATAATCCTACAAGTGGTAACTCTAAATATAATATGATTAATGATAAAAGATCAGATAATATGTTAACGGTTAATTTAGGTGTATCATTTAAATTAGGAAAACATATGTCTCATTTAGCTTGGCATGATCCTTTACAGGAAGTTTATTACAGAACTAATGTACTTGAAAATACAGCCAACGAATTAGTTGTATGTGAAAAAGGAGACAATGATAACGATGGCGTTTGTGATGACTGGGACAGAGAGCTGAATACTCCTGCAGGAGCAAGAGTTGACGGTGCTGGTGTAGC
- the folK gene encoding 2-amino-4-hydroxy-6-hydroxymethyldihydropteridine diphosphokinase, with the protein MSQHKVVLLLGSNIGNQKNNIDLALTKISEACSILKKSEYLTSEPVEFASCNIFCNIATIISTHLSPIQLLDYVKKIEIEMGRLTDSSVSKVYTDRIIDIDIVKYDELKFVSERLEIPHNKHLFEREFSRILLKEFI; encoded by the coding sequence ATGTCGCAACATAAGGTGGTTTTGTTACTCGGAAGTAACATTGGCAATCAAAAAAATAATATTGACCTCGCTTTAACCAAAATAAGTGAAGCTTGTTCTATATTAAAAAAAAGTGAATATTTGACATCAGAACCCGTAGAATTTGCCAGTTGTAATATTTTTTGTAATATTGCAACAATAATATCTACTCACCTATCACCTATTCAACTGCTTGATTACGTGAAAAAAATAGAAATTGAAATGGGTCGCCTTACTGATTCTTCAGTTTCGAAAGTTTACACAGACAGAATAATCGACATTGACATTGTGAAGTATGATGAGTTAAAATTTGTATCAGAAAGGTTAGAAATCCCTCATAACAAGCATCTTTTTGAAAGGGAATTTTCTAGGATATTATTAAAAGAATTTATTTAA
- the rpmG gene encoding 50S ribosomal protein L33: protein MAKKGNRVQVILECTEHKESGMPGMSRYISTKNKKNTTERLELKKYNPVLKRSTLHKEIK from the coding sequence ATGGCAAAAAAAGGAAATAGAGTTCAAGTAATACTTGAATGTACAGAGCACAAAGAAAGCGGTATGCCAGGAATGTCTAGATACATTTCTACAAAAAATAAAAAGAACACTACAGAAAGATTGGAATTGAAAAAATACAATCCTGTTCTTAAGAGATCTACCCTTCACAAAGAAATCAAGTAA
- a CDS encoding DUF4295 domain-containing protein, translating to MAKKVVATLQSGQSKKMTKVVKMVKSSKSGAYVFEEKVMNADEVDGFLKK from the coding sequence ATGGCAAAGAAAGTAGTAGCAACCCTACAAAGCGGACAGTCTAAAAAAATGACTAAAGTCGTGAAAATGGTGAAGTCTTCTAAATCAGGAGCTTACGTTTTCGAAGAAAAAGTAATGAATGCAGACGAAGTTGACGGTTTTTTGAAAAAATAA
- the sppA gene encoding signal peptide peptidase SppA produces the protein MKSFFKNVLANIVAIVILCFVFFFFFIIMIAVSSMSGEKSVDVKKNSVLTINLKTSIIDSPTEEQQSIFNIKDKNQNILIYDAVKAIHKAKDDDNIKGISIETDHISAGTTQIDDLRNAIEDFKKSGKFVYAYGNAVSQASYYLGSVADQYYLNPSGGIELKGLATEVTFFKDFAEKYGIGIEVIRHGKFKSAVEPFLRNDISPENQEQLSTLLNDIWGNTSSKMAASRKMKAEEFKTVVDSLYGMIPDLTVKYKLADKLIQKTEYDQLIKTKLSIAEKDKLNKVSLQKYIDSFKDKDSSGEKVAVLYASGSINSGDEYNEIYSEKYIKYIKELQEDKKVKAVVLRINSPGGSANASDEILFELQQLKKTKPLVVSFGDYAASGGYYIAMGADKIYSEPNTLTGSIGVFGVLPYFKDIANKNGVRSDIVATNANSAYYSSLHGLTPYGLNLMTRSVEGTYKRFVHFVTQNRKQTFEQIDNIGGGRVWSGVRAKQIGLVDELGTLNDAVKFAAQKANLKSYNVASYPKKMTAFEQIFEDLNEDDISARVIKNKIGKANYEILEQLTSEKLKSEVKMEMPYRIKID, from the coding sequence ATGAAGAGTTTCTTTAAAAATGTATTAGCAAATATAGTGGCTATTGTTATATTATGCTTCGTGTTTTTCTTCTTTTTTATTATCATGATTGCTGTCAGTTCAATGAGTGGAGAGAAATCGGTGGATGTGAAAAAGAATTCTGTTTTAACTATTAATCTGAAGACTTCTATTATTGATAGTCCTACAGAAGAGCAGCAAAGTATTTTTAATATTAAAGATAAAAATCAGAATATTTTGATTTATGATGCTGTGAAAGCTATTCATAAAGCGAAAGATGATGATAATATTAAAGGTATCAGTATTGAAACCGATCATATTAGCGCAGGAACTACTCAGATTGATGATTTGAGAAATGCTATTGAAGATTTCAAGAAAAGCGGGAAATTTGTTTACGCTTACGGAAATGCGGTTTCGCAGGCTTCCTATTATTTAGGTTCTGTTGCTGATCAGTATTATTTAAATCCATCAGGTGGAATTGAGCTTAAAGGTTTGGCTACAGAAGTAACTTTCTTTAAAGATTTTGCTGAAAAATATGGAATCGGGATTGAAGTAATCCGTCACGGCAAGTTTAAATCTGCTGTAGAACCTTTCTTAAGAAATGATATTTCGCCGGAAAATCAGGAGCAGTTGAGTACCTTATTAAATGATATTTGGGGAAATACTTCATCTAAAATGGCAGCCTCAAGAAAAATGAAAGCTGAAGAGTTCAAAACTGTTGTAGACAGCTTATATGGAATGATTCCGGATTTAACGGTAAAATATAAATTGGCTGATAAACTTATTCAGAAAACTGAGTACGATCAGTTAATCAAAACAAAACTGAGTATTGCTGAAAAAGATAAACTAAACAAAGTTTCGCTACAAAAATATATCGATTCTTTTAAAGATAAAGATAGCTCAGGAGAAAAAGTAGCAGTTTTATACGCGTCAGGTTCTATCAATAGCGGTGATGAATACAATGAAATTTATTCTGAAAAGTACATCAAGTATATTAAAGAACTTCAGGAAGACAAAAAAGTAAAAGCGGTAGTTTTAAGAATTAATTCTCCGGGAGGAAGTGCAAATGCTTCAGACGAAATTTTATTTGAACTTCAACAATTGAAGAAAACAAAACCTTTGGTTGTTTCTTTTGGTGACTATGCTGCTTCAGGTGGATATTATATTGCAATGGGAGCGGATAAAATTTATTCTGAACCCAATACTTTAACAGGGTCTATCGGAGTTTTCGGGGTGTTACCTTACTTTAAAGATATTGCCAATAAAAACGGAGTGCGTTCTGATATTGTTGCTACCAATGCCAACTCGGCTTATTATTCTTCATTGCACGGTCTTACGCCTTATGGATTGAATTTAATGACGAGAAGTGTTGAAGGAACTTATAAAAGATTTGTACATTTTGTGACTCAAAACAGAAAGCAGACTTTTGAGCAGATTGATAACATCGGAGGCGGAAGAGTTTGGAGTGGAGTTCGTGCAAAACAAATCGGTTTGGTAGACGAATTGGGAACTTTAAATGATGCAGTAAAATTTGCTGCACAAAAAGCAAACCTAAAATCTTACAACGTTGCTTCTTATCCTAAAAAGATGACTGCATTTGAGCAGATTTTTGAAGATCTGAATGAAGACGATATCTCTGCAAGAGTCATTAAGAATAAAATTGGTAAAGCAAACTATGAGATTTTAGAACAGCTTACCAGCGAGAAACTAAAATCTGAGGTAAAAATGGAAATGCCTTACAGAATCAAAATTGACTAA
- the ftsY gene encoding signal recognition particle-docking protein FtsY, whose translation MSWFKNIFKKEEKETLDKGLEKSNQGFFEKMTKAVVGKSKVDDEVLDNLEEILIASDVGASTTIKIIERIEERVARDKYVGVNELDQILREEISGLLLENPHSGSGNIDTSKKPYVIMVVGVNGVGKTTTIGKLAHQFKSEGKKVVLGAADTFRAAAVDQLVIWSERVGVPIVKQEMGSDPASVAFDTVQSAVAQDADVVIIDTAGRLHNKINLMNELSKIKRVMQKVIPDAPHEILLVLDGSTGQNAFEQAKQFTAATEVNALAVTKLDGTAKGGVVIGISDQFQIPVKYIGVGEKMQDLQLFNGTEFVDSFFKKR comes from the coding sequence ATGAGTTGGTTTAAAAATATTTTCAAAAAAGAAGAAAAAGAAACTTTAGATAAAGGTTTGGAAAAATCGAATCAGGGTTTCTTTGAAAAAATGACTAAAGCCGTAGTCGGCAAAAGCAAAGTAGATGACGAAGTTCTGGATAATCTGGAAGAAATACTGATTGCTTCGGACGTTGGTGCTTCTACAACCATCAAAATCATTGAGAGAATTGAAGAACGTGTTGCCAGAGACAAGTATGTCGGCGTAAATGAACTAGACCAAATTTTACGCGAAGAAATCTCCGGACTTCTTTTAGAAAATCCACACTCAGGAAGCGGAAACATTGACACAAGTAAAAAACCATACGTTATTATGGTTGTCGGTGTAAACGGTGTTGGAAAAACCACCACTATTGGAAAACTGGCGCATCAGTTTAAATCTGAAGGTAAAAAAGTAGTTTTAGGAGCTGCTGATACTTTTAGAGCTGCTGCAGTTGATCAACTTGTCATTTGGAGTGAAAGAGTTGGCGTTCCTATTGTAAAACAGGAAATGGGTTCTGATCCTGCTTCTGTTGCTTTTGACACTGTACAAAGTGCCGTTGCTCAGGATGCCGATGTTGTTATTATTGACACAGCAGGAAGACTTCACAATAAAATTAATTTGATGAATGAACTTTCTAAGATCAAGAGAGTAATGCAAAAGGTTATTCCTGATGCTCCACACGAGATTTTATTGGTTCTTGATGGTTCTACAGGTCAGAATGCTTTTGAACAGGCTAAACAGTTTACAGCAGCTACTGAAGTGAATGCTTTAGCAGTAACAAAATTAGACGGAACTGCAAAAGGCGGTGTGGTAATTGGTATTTCAGATCAGTTTCAGATTCCGGTAAAATATATTGGCGTTGGAGAAAAAATGCAAGATCTTCAACTTTTTAATGGTACAGAGTTTGTAGATTCGTTCTTCAAGAAGAGATAA
- the rpmB gene encoding 50S ribosomal protein L28 — translation MSRICQITGKRAMVGNNVSHANNKTKRRFEINLLEKKFYLPEQDKHVTLKVSAHGLRIINKIGIEEAIERGIREGLIKKN, via the coding sequence ATGTCAAGAATTTGCCAGATAACAGGAAAGCGTGCAATGGTTGGTAACAACGTTTCCCACGCTAATAACAAAACGAAGCGTCGTTTTGAAATTAACTTATTGGAAAAGAAATTTTACCTTCCAGAGCAAGACAAGCACGTTACGCTTAAAGTTTCAGCTCATGGATTGAGAATCATTAACAAGATTGGAATCGAAGAGGCTATCGAAAGAGGCATCAGAGAAGGATTGATTAAAAAGAACTAA